In Zunongwangia profunda SM-A87, the following proteins share a genomic window:
- a CDS encoding PorP/SprF family type IX secretion system membrane protein: protein MKNTITKYLIFIGIILFSIKGMSQQDPVFTQYMYNMSVVNPAYATDDPGMLNLGGIYRAQWVNVDGAPRTANFFAHTPISERIELGLTVVNDEVGDWIKENNITADFAYVLPLSQNSKLSLGAKAGVTTFDSNTNGINLNHPIDAAFENYSEAFPVFGVGAFWFSDNYYLGVSAPNLFTATHLENSQGIQGIGEEEIHYYITGGYVFDLSQNVKLKPAFMARGVQDSPLSVDVTANVLLYNRLEAGLGYRFDESVTGLVNFKITPQLRVGYAYDYTTTNFGDYNDGTHEIMVLFDIDLFGLNKGYDKSPRFF, encoded by the coding sequence ATGAAAAATACAATCACAAAATATCTAATATTTATAGGCATTATCCTTTTTTCTATAAAAGGTATGTCTCAACAAGATCCAGTATTCACACAATACATGTATAACATGAGCGTAGTAAACCCTGCATATGCGACAGATGATCCTGGGATGTTAAATCTTGGGGGAATATATAGAGCTCAGTGGGTAAATGTTGACGGTGCACCTCGCACCGCCAACTTCTTCGCTCACACTCCAATTAGTGAACGAATTGAACTTGGTTTAACAGTAGTTAATGACGAAGTTGGAGATTGGATTAAAGAGAATAACATCACTGCAGATTTCGCTTATGTATTACCATTAAGCCAAAACAGTAAATTATCTCTTGGTGCTAAAGCAGGGGTTACAACCTTCGATTCTAACACAAACGGAATTAATCTTAACCATCCAATAGATGCCGCTTTTGAAAATTACAGTGAAGCATTTCCTGTATTTGGTGTTGGTGCATTCTGGTTTAGTGACAACTATTATTTAGGTGTTTCTGCTCCTAACCTATTCACTGCTACTCACCTTGAAAATTCACAAGGTATTCAGGGAATTGGCGAAGAAGAAATTCACTATTATATTACTGGGGGTTACGTATTTGATCTTAGTCAAAATGTGAAATTAAAACCAGCATTTATGGCTAGAGGGGTACAAGACTCTCCTTTATCTGTAGATGTAACAGCAAATGTTCTTTTATACAATCGCTTAGAAGCTGGTCTTGGATATAGATTCGACGAATCTGTAACAGGATTAGTGAACTTTAAGATCACTCCTCAACTTCGTGTAGGATATGCTTACGATTATACTACTACGAATTTTGGGGACTACAACGACGGTACTCATGAAATCATGGTATTGTTCGATATAGATTTATTCGGTTTAAACAAAGGATACGACAAGTCTCCTAGATTCTTCTAA
- a CDS encoding OmpA family protein produces MKNIYSTLIILLVSIAAFGQKAEIRKADKLFAQRAYVDAASTYEGVVDKNQEVLQNLGDAYFYTNQMQNAAEVYGTLFSRYEATVEPEYEFRYAHSLRATGQDDEADKYFASYYDKDVDITEFEESIVDSSNLYIYEPEMLPAENAASSDFGISYFGEDKITFASTRNTARPIYPWNKKPALDLYTGEISEEGEISNIVLFSDAINTDEHESSAVFNEEGTVMYFDRTNEKRFKTEEGLRVANIRIYRAELVGEEWTNVEALPFTSEEFSTEHPALSPDGSTLFFASDMPGGQGSFDLYKVAINEDGTYGTPENLGPGINTEHREQFPFVSEDNILYFASDGHLGFGNLDVYKSEGNYTEAENLGSSVNSAYDDFAFIINEGEKKGFLTSNRSGNDNLYSFTRTKYVKKTRQIDIPHENRIYFEFDKSKVTEEYQEVLDKVIDILKGSDATEIKIASHADARGTEEYNLKLSQRRADATKEYLVAKGISSENITTKGYGESQPVNDCTEERGCTEAEYAKNRRSVITFTTMEVVED; encoded by the coding sequence ATGAAAAACATTTATAGCACATTAATAATACTTCTTGTAAGCATCGCAGCTTTCGGTCAAAAGGCCGAAATTAGGAAAGCAGACAAGCTTTTTGCTCAGCGTGCTTATGTAGATGCTGCCTCGACCTACGAAGGTGTGGTAGATAAGAACCAGGAAGTTCTTCAGAATCTTGGAGACGCCTATTTCTACACAAATCAAATGCAAAACGCAGCTGAAGTTTATGGAACTTTATTCTCCAGATATGAAGCTACAGTAGAGCCAGAATACGAATTTAGATATGCTCATTCTCTTCGTGCTACAGGCCAGGATGATGAAGCAGATAAATATTTCGCTTCTTATTACGATAAAGATGTAGATATTACTGAATTTGAAGAAAGCATTGTAGACTCTAGCAACCTTTACATCTACGAGCCAGAAATGCTTCCAGCTGAAAATGCTGCATCTTCAGATTTTGGAATCTCTTATTTTGGTGAAGACAAAATCACTTTTGCTTCAACAAGAAATACTGCTCGTCCTATCTATCCTTGGAACAAAAAACCTGCATTAGATCTATATACAGGTGAAATTTCTGAAGAAGGTGAGATCAGTAACATTGTTCTTTTCTCAGACGCTATTAATACGGACGAGCACGAAAGTTCTGCTGTATTTAACGAAGAAGGAACTGTTATGTATTTTGATAGAACTAATGAAAAGCGTTTTAAAACTGAAGAAGGCCTAAGAGTAGCTAACATCAGAATTTATAGAGCTGAACTAGTTGGTGAAGAATGGACCAATGTTGAAGCACTTCCTTTTACAAGCGAAGAGTTTTCTACAGAGCACCCCGCACTTAGCCCAGATGGTTCTACACTTTTCTTTGCTAGTGATATGCCAGGAGGACAAGGTTCTTTCGACCTTTACAAAGTGGCTATCAACGAAGATGGAACTTATGGAACTCCAGAGAACTTAGGGCCTGGAATTAACACTGAGCATAGAGAGCAGTTTCCTTTTGTAAGTGAAGACAACATTCTTTACTTCGCTTCAGATGGTCACCTAGGATTTGGTAATTTAGACGTTTACAAATCTGAAGGAAATTATACTGAAGCTGAAAACTTAGGAAGCTCTGTAAATAGTGCTTATGACGATTTCGCTTTCATCATTAACGAAGGTGAGAAAAAAGGTTTCCTAACTTCTAACAGAAGTGGTAACGATAATCTTTATTCTTTCACAAGAACTAAGTACGTTAAGAAAACAAGACAAATTGATATTCCTCACGAAAATAGAATTTACTTCGAATTCGATAAATCTAAAGTAACTGAAGAATATCAGGAAGTTCTTGATAAAGTAATCGACATCCTTAAAGGTAGCGACGCAACAGAGATCAAAATTGCTTCTCATGCTGATGCCAGAGGTACTGAAGAGTACAACCTTAAATTGTCACAAAGAAGAGCCGATGCTACCAAAGAATACTTAGTAGCTAAAGGAATTTCTTCTGAAAATATTACGACTAAAGGTTACGGTGAATCTCAACCGGTAAACGATTGTACTGAAGAGAGAGGATGTACTGAAGCTGAATATGCTAAAAACCGTAGAAGTGTAATTACATTTACTACAATGGAAGTTGTAGAAGATTAA